A region of Liolophura sinensis isolate JHLJ2023 chromosome 8, CUHK_Ljap_v2, whole genome shotgun sequence DNA encodes the following proteins:
- the LOC135474065 gene encoding uncharacterized protein LOC135474065, with product MAQQSSAGILSCFAFVFFICRHWKAKKKTKKNNRKTRRLSRCCWSAEDGADILISTSTPLPSTTPHPNRVPNSSSHPIPSHTDPSPSPSPALPTCPVPSPNLTHSPDITPFHVSSEFTPSHVPIPELAPSHVPIPDFTPSTVLINDFNLSHTPSPDLTPSPIPSPIPSPHLIPSPIPIPDTLSPDPITPSVSSPHLIASPINIPDITSSSTPSPVLTPSPLPSPHLIPSPIPISGIISSSIPSPVLTPSPLPSPHLIPSPIPISDITSSSIPSPVLTPSPVPSADLTPSSIPFLSPRPIPDPDLSHSAQPASCPPHTRKKTSQKKRKKKKKSKFI from the exons ATGGCCCAGCAGTCCTCTGCAGGGATCTTGTCCTgctttgcttttgttttcttcatctgTCGTCATTGGAAAG CCAAAAAGAAGACCAAGAAAAACAACAGGAAAACAAGGAGACTCTCACGATGCTGTTGGTCAGCAGAAGATGGAGCAG acATCCTCATCTCCACTTCTACTCCCCTTCCCTCAACAACACCTCACCCAAACCGTGTTCCTAACTCCTCTTCCCACCCCATCCCTTCTCACACTGACCCTTCCCCGAGCCCTTCTCCTGCCCTCCCCACTTGCCCTGTCCCCTCTCCTAACCTCACCCATTCTCCTGATATCACCCCTTTCCACGTCTCTTCTGAATTCACTCCTTCCCATGTCCCTATTCCTGAACTCGCCCCTTCCCATGTCCCTATTCCTGACTTCACCCCTTCCACTGTCCTCATTAATGACTTCAACCTTTCCCACACACCCTCTCCTGACCTCACCCCTTCCCCAATCCCTTCCCCGATCCCTTCTCCTCACCTCATCCCTTCCCCCATCCCTATTCCTGACACCCTTTCTCCTGATCCCATCACTCCCTCTGTCTCTTCTCCTCACCTCATCGCTTCCCCCATCAATATCCCTGACATCACCTCTTCCTCCACCCCTTCTCCTGTCCTCACCCCTTCCCCTCTCCCTTCTCCTCACCTCATCCCTTCCCCCATCCCTATCTCTGGCATCATCTCTTCCTCCATCCCTTCTCCTGTCCTCACCCCTTCCCCTCTCCCTTCTCCTCACCTCATCCCTTCCCCCATCCCTATCTCTGACATCACCTCTTCCTCCATCCCTTCTCCTGTCCTCACCCCTTCCCCTGTCCCCTCTGCTGACCTCACCCCTTCCTCCATCCCTTTTCTCTCTCCCAGGCCAATCCCTGATCCAGACCTCTCCCACTCTGCTCAACCAGCTTCCTGTCCTCCTCACACCAGGAAGAagacatcacagaagaaacgcaagaagaagaaaaagagtaAGTTTATTTAA